The Penaeus chinensis breed Huanghai No. 1 chromosome 36, ASM1920278v2, whole genome shotgun sequence genome includes a region encoding these proteins:
- the LOC125044961 gene encoding 5'-nucleotidase-like: MSPHFTLRSSPSSNLLLHLLLVLVLAVVSPRTTLAQDTTSGAPDDLELTILHLNDFHARFEETNVYSGRCTDGDREKNRCYGGFARISTAVQTLRSRRPNVLFLAAGDYYQGTVWYTIHKWRALAHFLNLIGQDAMRGIGKDEERTTKGK, from the exons ATGTCCCCCCACTTTACCCTTCGGTCCagcccctcctccaacctcctcctccacctcctcctcgtcctcgtcctcgcagTCGTCTCTCCTCGCACGACCCTCGCGCAGGACACGACCTCTGGCGCCCCAGACGACCTCGAGCTCACGATCCTCCACCTGAACGACTTCCACGCGCGCTTCGAGGAGACCAACGTGTACTCGGGCCGCTGCACCGACGGCGACCGCGAGAAGAACAGGTGCTACGGAGGATTCGCCAG aatCAGCACGGCCGTCCAGACCCTCCGCAGCCGCCGGCCCAACGTGCTGTTCCTCGCCGCCGGAGACTACTACCAGGGCACCGTGTGGTATACCATCCACAAGTGGCGCGCCCTCGCCCACTTCCTCAACCTCATCGGCCAGGACGCCATG